In Deltaproteobacteria bacterium, one genomic interval encodes:
- a CDS encoding CaiB/BaiF CoA-transferase family protein, translating to MPQALEDIKVLDLSRVLAMPYCSMMLGDLGAEIIRVERPGVGDETRHWGPPWAGDQSAYYLCTNRNKKSITVDLKKKEGQAIIHRLAQRSDVLLENFLPGSLAEMNLGYENIKAINPKIIYASVTGYGQDGPYRDLPGFDFIIQAQGGLMSIIGEADGPPMKVGVAIVDITAGLFACSAILAALHYREKTGTGQRIDIALLDSQVAWLANQASNYLISGKVPWRSGNAHPNIVPYETFQAKDGIYIALGVGNDNQWRKFCKLAQLEYLMDDPRYATNPQRVANRKELVSFLQKIFLEKNSEEWLKLLAAAEIPCGPINTIDRVFADPQILARQMVVEMEHPVTGKYKVVGSPMKLSQTPVQYQIPPPLLGEHTEELLREVLGYDQVRIDRLKEEKVI from the coding sequence ATGCCGCAAGCTTTAGAAGATATCAAAGTCTTAGACCTGTCCCGCGTCTTGGCCATGCCCTACTGCAGCATGATGCTCGGCGACCTGGGAGCCGAGATCATCCGGGTAGAACGGCCGGGGGTAGGGGATGAAACCCGGCACTGGGGTCCACCGTGGGCTGGCGATCAAAGCGCTTATTACCTCTGCACCAACCGCAATAAGAAAAGCATCACCGTCGACCTGAAAAAAAAAGAAGGACAAGCAATTATTCATCGCTTAGCTCAAAGGAGTGATGTCCTGCTGGAAAACTTCCTGCCGGGTAGCCTCGCCGAGATGAACCTGGGTTACGAAAACATCAAAGCCATTAACCCTAAAATCATTTATGCTTCCGTCACTGGATATGGGCAGGACGGCCCTTACCGGGACCTCCCTGGTTTCGATTTCATCATTCAGGCGCAGGGCGGCCTGATGTCTATCATCGGCGAGGCTGACGGCCCGCCGATGAAAGTGGGCGTAGCCATCGTGGACATCACCGCTGGTTTATTTGCCTGTTCCGCTATTCTTGCCGCTCTACATTATCGGGAAAAAACCGGAACCGGCCAACGCATTGACATTGCTCTCTTGGATTCCCAGGTCGCCTGGCTGGCCAACCAGGCCAGCAACTACCTGATTTCCGGTAAGGTTCCCTGGCGGTCCGGTAATGCCCATCCCAACATCGTTCCCTATGAAACCTTTCAGGCCAAAGACGGGATTTACATCGCTCTGGGTGTCGGCAATGATAACCAGTGGCGAAAATTCTGTAAACTGGCCCAGCTTGAATATTTAATGGACGACCCCCGATATGCGACCAATCCGCAACGCGTGGCCAACCGGAAAGAATTGGTTTCTTTTCTTCAGAAAATTTTCCTCGAAAAAAACTCTGAGGAATGGCTCAAGCTCCTTGCTGCGGCTGAGATCCCCTGCGGTCCCATCAACACCATCGACCGGGTATTCGCAGACCCGCAAATTCTGGCACGGCAGATGGTGGTGGAAATGGAACATCCGGTGACTGGCAAGTACAAAGTCGTCGGATCTCCTATGAAACTCTCCCAAACTCCCGTTCAATACCAGATTCCTCCACCCTTATTGGGAGAACATACCGAAGAACTTCTAAGAGAAGTTTTAGGCTACGACC
- a CDS encoding acyl-CoA dehydrogenase family protein produces the protein MDFKLSEELQAIRETARDFAEKEIAPFADKWDSEHYFPREVIKKMADLGFYGTIIPEEYGGNGMGFLAGTIITEEIARASASLRVTFNMQTFGPAFSILRYGTEEQKKKYIPPLVSTEQISCFGITEPNAGSDVMSLKTTAIPKGDYFLINGAKTWISNAQVADLCILYAYHDPAAKSKGLSTFLLDMHLPGITTRPLDKLGLHSAPTGEIFLEDVKLPKDALLGSLGDGVKHVFGSLNQTRLSCAAGGLGIAQACLDASVKYCNERVQFGQQIGQFQMNQDMIAIMATELEAARFLVYRAAVQKDEGSLNNVLETSMAKYFAGEVAGKAADFAMRILSAYGYSTEYPVARYYRDAKSIAIVEGTANIQKTIIALDQLGFRKANR, from the coding sequence ATGGATTTCAAATTGAGTGAAGAATTACAAGCCATTCGGGAGACGGCCCGGGACTTTGCCGAAAAGGAAATCGCTCCCTTTGCGGACAAATGGGACTCGGAACATTATTTCCCCCGAGAGGTTATCAAGAAAATGGCTGACTTGGGTTTTTACGGGACCATTATTCCCGAAGAATACGGAGGAAATGGAATGGGTTTTTTGGCCGGGACGATCATTACGGAAGAGATCGCCCGGGCCAGCGCTTCTTTGCGGGTTACTTTTAATATGCAGACCTTTGGCCCGGCCTTTTCCATCCTGCGGTATGGCACGGAAGAGCAAAAGAAAAAATATATTCCCCCCTTGGTCTCCACAGAACAGATCAGCTGCTTCGGCATCACCGAACCCAACGCCGGCTCGGATGTCATGTCCCTGAAGACCACGGCAATCCCTAAGGGAGATTATTTTTTGATCAATGGAGCGAAGACCTGGATTTCCAACGCCCAAGTGGCCGATCTCTGTATCCTTTATGCTTACCATGACCCAGCGGCCAAGAGCAAAGGACTCTCTACATTTTTGTTGGACATGCACCTTCCCGGGATCACCACTCGCCCTTTGGATAAGCTGGGTCTGCACTCCGCGCCTACAGGAGAAATTTTCCTCGAGGACGTCAAACTTCCTAAGGATGCCTTGCTGGGCTCCCTGGGGGATGGCGTAAAGCATGTCTTCGGGTCCCTGAACCAGACCCGCCTTTCCTGTGCCGCCGGAGGGTTAGGGATTGCCCAGGCCTGCCTCGACGCGTCGGTCAAGTATTGTAATGAGCGCGTGCAATTCGGGCAACAGATTGGTCAGTTTCAAATGAATCAAGATATGATAGCCATCATGGCCACGGAACTGGAAGCTGCCCGTTTTCTAGTTTACCGCGCGGCTGTCCAGAAAGATGAGGGGTCTTTGAACAATGTGCTGGAAACTTCCATGGCCAAATATTTTGCCGGCGAAGTGGCCGGGAAAGCCGCAGACTTTGCCATGAGGATTCTCAGTGCTTATGGATACTCCACGGAGTATCCTGTAGCCCGTTATTACCGGGACGCTAAATCCATTGCCATTGTCGAAGGAACGGCCAACATCCAGAAGACCATCATCGCCTTAGATCAATTGGGATTTCGCAAGGCCAATCGTTAA
- a CDS encoding biotin/lipoyl-containing protein — protein sequence MAQNVTAPMVGKIVDIKVKVGDRVQEDDEVAVMEAMKMEMPIVAPISGVVKEIRVSVGQTCETDMVMMIIE from the coding sequence ATGGCTCAAAATGTAACAGCCCCTATGGTGGGAAAGATCGTAGACATTAAGGTGAAAGTAGGCGACCGGGTGCAAGAAGATGACGAGGTGGCCGTTATGGAGGCCATGAAAATGGAGATGCCCATCGTGGCCCCGATATCCGGTGTGGTGAAGGAAATTCGGGTCTCCGTCGGCCAGACTTGTGAAACCGATATGGTCATGATGATTATCGAATAA